A single Asticcacaulis excentricus DNA region contains:
- a CDS encoding FadR/GntR family transcriptional regulator — protein MVTADTDSFLRMGLAVHFNATQSIVQALGVAIVTGQYADKAFPTEKALCLQFDAARTIVREAVKMLAAKGLITSRRRQGIRIAPEDDWNLFDPDVLNWLLERSQSPELLLDFLEMRLAVEPAAAALAARYASPAQKTAIRSAIERMYAAERGEDDGLTADIAFHIAVLNASGNRFFKQMRVMIATALAISIRYTNRIQGRQASAPDHGRVADAICDGDTVRARETMQWLLEGAQQLVTSQITVQPSAPV, from the coding sequence ATGGTGACCGCAGACACAGACTCCTTTCTCCGTATGGGGCTGGCGGTGCACTTCAATGCCACACAGTCGATCGTGCAGGCTCTCGGTGTAGCAATTGTGACCGGGCAGTACGCAGATAAGGCCTTTCCCACCGAAAAGGCGCTATGCCTGCAATTTGATGCGGCGCGCACCATCGTGCGTGAGGCGGTCAAGATGCTGGCGGCCAAGGGGCTGATCACCTCGCGCCGGCGGCAGGGTATACGCATTGCACCTGAGGATGACTGGAACCTGTTTGATCCGGATGTGCTGAACTGGCTTCTGGAGCGCAGTCAGTCGCCTGAGCTGCTGCTCGATTTTCTGGAAATGCGTCTGGCGGTCGAACCAGCGGCGGCGGCTCTGGCAGCTCGCTATGCCAGCCCGGCGCAAAAGACCGCCATTCGCAGTGCCATCGAACGGATGTACGCCGCCGAACGAGGCGAGGATGACGGTCTCACGGCTGATATTGCCTTCCATATCGCCGTACTCAACGCCAGCGGCAATCGCTTTTTCAAGCAGATGCGCGTCATGATCGCCACGGCGCTGGCCATCAGCATCCGCTACACCAACCGTATTCAGGGCCGTCAGGCCAGTGCGCCCGACCATGGCCGCGTTGCCGATGCCATATGTGACGGCGACACCGTTCGCGCACGCGAGACCATGCAATGGCTGCTCGAAGGCGCGCAGCAACTGGTCACGAGCCAAATCACCGTTCAACCCTCTGCGCCTGTCTAA
- a CDS encoding DUF350 domain-containing protein → MINVESLENLPAYLMFLGTGLLVWLVGLTVYLWVTPIRELAEIRKGNVAVAIHFLAVSLALALPIQSVGHSTFNAGDMILWGGIGIVSQIVLHLLVRLFGKSFYTRLTEPGNEKGCIAAALALSALSLVVGMLNASALSY, encoded by the coding sequence TTGATCAACGTCGAATCACTGGAAAATCTGCCGGCCTATCTCATGTTTCTGGGCACCGGATTGCTTGTCTGGCTGGTGGGCCTGACGGTTTATCTGTGGGTGACGCCCATTCGCGAGCTGGCGGAAATCCGCAAGGGCAATGTCGCGGTAGCGATCCATTTTCTGGCGGTCAGTCTGGCGCTGGCCCTGCCGATCCAGTCGGTTGGCCATTCGACCTTCAATGCCGGCGATATGATCCTGTGGGGCGGTATTGGCATCGTGTCGCAGATCGTTTTGCACCTGCTGGTCCGCCTGTTCGGCAAGAGCTTCTACACCCGTCTGACCGAGCCGGGGAATGAGAAGGGTTGCATCGCCGCGGCTCTGGCGCTGTCGGCGCTCAGTCTGGTCGTCGGTATGCTGAACGCCTCGGCCTTGTCGTACTGA
- a CDS encoding sugar porter family MFS transporter: MVAGAGVTGASGGGGGSPAKLNLAYIWMISAVAALGGLLFGYDWVVVGGAKPFYEAYFHLTSETLIGWANSCALLGCLVGSIVAGLLSDRFGRKPLLILSAVLFGVSSILTGWATSFDLFIVWRILGGVAIGMASNVSPTYIAEVAPPAWRGRLVTLNQLTLVIGILGAQVVNLLIAGSGTEAATTEALRQSWVGQFGWRWMFTAVAVPSLIFLVLALLVPESPRWLVKAGRTEQAKAVFARIGGSDYAEGQIADVAQSLSHEASGQAHWRELFRPAVFAVLLMGIGLAVLQQWSGTNVIFNYAEEIYRGAGYDLSGIMFNIVITGAINLIFTLVATAFVDRAGRRALMLWGAGGMAFIHALLGGAFFMGLTGPLVLGLTLAVIALYAMSLAPITWVLLSEIFPTRVRGLAMSVSVSALWIACFGVTFTFPLLNKALGAAGTFWIYGLFCLIGFALIARFVPETKGRSLEEIETQLGLR; encoded by the coding sequence ATGGTGGCAGGTGCAGGCGTGACAGGGGCATCGGGTGGGGGGGGCGGATCGCCCGCAAAACTCAACCTGGCTTACATCTGGATGATTTCAGCGGTGGCGGCCTTGGGCGGACTGCTCTTCGGCTACGACTGGGTCGTCGTGGGCGGGGCGAAACCCTTTTATGAGGCCTATTTCCACCTGACGTCTGAGACCCTGATCGGCTGGGCCAATAGTTGTGCGCTTCTGGGCTGTCTGGTGGGCTCGATTGTGGCGGGTCTTTTGTCGGATCGCTTTGGACGCAAGCCCCTGCTGATCCTGTCGGCGGTGCTGTTTGGTGTCTCGTCTATCCTCACCGGGTGGGCGACGTCGTTTGACCTGTTTATCGTCTGGCGCATTCTTGGCGGTGTCGCCATTGGCATGGCCTCCAATGTGTCGCCGACCTACATTGCCGAAGTCGCCCCTCCGGCGTGGCGCGGGCGTCTGGTGACGCTCAACCAACTGACTCTGGTCATTGGCATTTTGGGGGCGCAGGTCGTCAATCTGCTGATCGCCGGGTCTGGCACGGAGGCGGCGACGACCGAAGCCCTGCGCCAATCGTGGGTGGGTCAGTTCGGCTGGCGCTGGATGTTCACAGCCGTCGCCGTGCCATCGCTCATCTTTTTGGTTCTGGCCCTTCTGGTGCCGGAAAGCCCGCGCTGGCTGGTCAAGGCGGGGCGCACAGAGCAGGCCAAAGCCGTCTTTGCGCGGATCGGCGGCAGCGACTATGCCGAAGGCCAGATTGCGGATGTGGCGCAAAGCCTGAGCCACGAGGCCTCCGGTCAGGCCCACTGGCGTGAACTGTTCAGGCCCGCGGTGTTTGCGGTGCTGTTAATGGGCATCGGGCTGGCCGTGCTTCAGCAATGGAGCGGCACCAATGTCATTTTCAACTACGCCGAAGAAATCTATCGCGGTGCCGGTTATGACCTCAGCGGTATCATGTTCAACATCGTCATTACCGGGGCGATCAACCTGATCTTCACGCTGGTGGCGACGGCCTTTGTCGATCGGGCCGGGCGACGCGCCCTGATGCTGTGGGGCGCCGGGGGCATGGCGTTTATCCACGCGCTTCTGGGTGGGGCCTTCTTCATGGGTTTGACCGGGCCGCTGGTGCTGGGGCTTACCCTGGCCGTGATTGCACTCTATGCCATGTCGCTGGCGCCGATCACCTGGGTGTTGCTGTCCGAGATTTTTCCGACCCGTGTGCGAGGTCTGGCCATGTCGGTGTCTGTTTCAGCCCTGTGGATCGCCTGTTTCGGCGTGACCTTCACCTTCCCACTTCTCAACAAGGCGTTGGGGGCGGCCGGCACCTTCTGGATCTATGGCCTGTTTTGCCTGATCGGCTTTGCGCTCATCGCGCGGTTTGTGCCCGAGACCAAGGGCCGCTCGCTCGAAGAGATCGAAACCCAACTCGGTTTGCGTTGA
- the dgoD gene encoding galactonate dehydratase, whose protein sequence is MLTSPITKIETFPVPPRWLFVRVETEDGRIGWGEASLEGHTEAVEGAFASLRDRFIGSDPERIEDVWQTAYRLGFYRGGPVLMSALSGLDQALWDLKGKALNVPVYQLLGGRVRDFVPVYAWIGGDRPSDVVEAARVRKAQGFTCVKMNGTEDMGWLDSPRSLDATVGRLEAVKAEGMDAGLDFHGRVHKPMAKQLARALEPLRPLFIEEPLLSEHPEAIEQLSKLTTIPIALGERLYSRWDIKPFLQAASVDILQPDLSHAGGISEVRRMAAMAEAYDVAIAPHCPLGPIALAACMQVALSTPNFVIQEMSLGIHYNTGGHDLLSYMSNPEIYDVKDGMVAALNGPGLGVEVNEDKVRRLSRDCPPWRNPVWRGPDGFVREW, encoded by the coding sequence ATGCTCACATCGCCTATCACCAAAATCGAAACATTTCCCGTGCCGCCGCGCTGGCTGTTTGTGCGCGTTGAAACCGAAGATGGCCGCATCGGCTGGGGCGAAGCGTCGCTGGAAGGCCATACCGAAGCGGTGGAAGGGGCCTTTGCCTCCTTGCGCGACCGCTTTATCGGTTCAGACCCTGAGCGCATCGAAGACGTCTGGCAAACCGCCTATCGGCTGGGTTTTTATCGCGGCGGACCGGTGCTGATGTCGGCCTTGTCAGGTCTCGATCAGGCACTGTGGGACCTGAAAGGTAAGGCGTTGAACGTGCCGGTCTATCAATTGTTGGGTGGCCGCGTGCGCGATTTCGTACCCGTCTATGCCTGGATCGGTGGGGATCGTCCGTCAGATGTTGTCGAAGCGGCGCGCGTGCGCAAAGCGCAGGGCTTTACCTGCGTCAAGATGAACGGCACCGAAGACATGGGCTGGCTCGATAGCCCCCGGTCACTGGATGCTACGGTTGGCCGCCTCGAAGCGGTCAAGGCTGAGGGCATGGACGCCGGGCTGGATTTCCATGGACGGGTCCACAAGCCGATGGCCAAGCAACTGGCGCGTGCGCTGGAGCCTCTGCGGCCTCTGTTTATCGAGGAGCCTTTGCTCAGTGAGCATCCGGAAGCCATCGAACAGTTGTCAAAACTGACCACCATCCCGATTGCGCTGGGGGAACGGCTGTACAGCCGCTGGGACATCAAGCCGTTTCTGCAAGCGGCGTCAGTCGATATCCTCCAGCCCGACCTCAGCCATGCCGGCGGCATTTCCGAGGTGCGGCGCATGGCGGCCATGGCCGAAGCCTACGACGTGGCCATCGCCCCGCATTGCCCGCTGGGGCCGATCGCGTTGGCCGCCTGTATGCAGGTGGCGCTATCCACGCCCAACTTTGTCATTCAGGAAATGTCGCTGGGCATCCACTACAATACCGGCGGCCACGACCTGCTGAGCTATATGAGCAACCCTGAAATCTATGACGTAAAGGATGGCATGGTCGCCGCCTTAAACGGGCCGGGTCTGGGGGTCGAGGTTAATGAAGACAAGGTCCGCCGCCTGAGCCGCGATTGCCCGCCCTGGCGTAATCCGGTGTGGCGTGGCCCGGACGGTTTTGTGAGGGAATGGTGA
- a CDS encoding RNA polymerase sigma factor, translated as MRPDPEALRAGNAAAQVSGLIERLDGRLRRYLGRALRPDDADDALQDIYARLVRLAQREPPPEFNVTYVFKTADSVIRDLYRHRRRRESDQHVELTDNLPEDAPTPFDELRWRQNADLLRQAIRKLTAQERLVLMLHRVEGLKLTEISQKQGIPLRSVQRLLADALAKCRHNLKDSGWYEQ; from the coding sequence ATGAGGCCGGACCCCGAAGCCTTACGGGCGGGTAACGCCGCTGCGCAGGTGAGCGGGCTGATCGAGCGGCTGGATGGTCGCTTGCGCCGCTATCTGGGGCGGGCGCTGCGGCCGGACGATGCCGACGACGCCCTTCAGGATATCTATGCGCGGCTGGTGCGACTGGCGCAGCGCGAACCGCCGCCGGAGTTTAACGTCACCTACGTGTTCAAGACCGCCGACAGTGTGATCCGCGACCTCTATCGTCACCGCCGCCGACGCGAAAGCGATCAGCACGTTGAACTTACGGATAACCTGCCCGAAGACGCGCCGACGCCGTTCGATGAACTGCGCTGGCGTCAGAATGCGGACCTGTTGCGTCAGGCCATCCGCAAACTCACGGCACAGGAACGGCTGGTGCTGATGCTTCACCGGGTCGAAGGCCTGAAACTCACCGAAATTTCGCAAAAACAGGGCATCCCCCTGCGCAGCGTGCAACGCCTGCTCGCCGACGCTCTGGCCAAATGCCGACATAATCTCAAGGACAGCGGATGGTACGAACAGTAA
- a CDS encoding DUF1190 domain-containing protein: protein MTRYNSTRAYRADYLARLNRRKARWVAALATTVSAVAMLTGCDEPQATQAPPVAQTEQMRVYKTLDECKAAQDDDKLCETAFAEAWEWQNQQPGYSAKQQCEAEYGVGNCESRANPSGGNWFVPLMAGMMMSNAMSRMSQDQYLREKERERGGGAYPVYVNSRGQVSSYGAGGLRPMGYRVTPGGAVPTYMDVERDPSGRGYAARGTYSKTETGYRASSRGGFGKSSSFRGSCCG from the coding sequence ATGACCCGCTATAATTCCACCCGGGCCTACAGGGCCGATTATCTGGCCCGCCTCAACCGGCGCAAGGCGCGCTGGGTGGCGGCGCTGGCGACGACGGTTTCGGCGGTCGCCATGCTGACGGGCTGTGATGAGCCGCAGGCCACACAGGCCCCGCCGGTTGCCCAGACCGAGCAGATGCGCGTCTATAAGACGCTGGACGAATGCAAGGCGGCGCAGGACGATGACAAGCTGTGCGAAACCGCTTTTGCCGAAGCCTGGGAGTGGCAGAACCAGCAACCGGGCTATAGCGCCAAGCAGCAGTGCGAGGCGGAATACGGCGTAGGTAACTGCGAAAGTCGCGCAAATCCGTCTGGCGGCAACTGGTTTGTGCCGCTGATGGCGGGCATGATGATGTCCAATGCCATGAGCCGCATGTCTCAGGACCAGTATCTGCGGGAAAAAGAGCGTGAGCGCGGGGGCGGTGCCTATCCCGTCTATGTGAATAGCCGTGGGCAGGTGTCGAGCTACGGGGCCGGGGGGCTGCGCCCGATGGGATACCGGGTGACGCCCGGTGGCGCGGTGCCGACCTATATGGATGTTGAACGCGACCCCTCCGGACGTGGTTACGCGGCGCGCGGCACTTACAGCAAAACGGAAACGGGCTATCGGGCGTCATCGCGCGGCGGGTTTGGCAAATCCTCATCCTTCCGTGGCAGTTGCTGCGGTTAA
- a CDS encoding SDR family NAD(P)-dependent oxidoreductase, with the protein MRFSGKTILITGAASGIGLATAQYLAGQGAHLALIDRNAFALESVATELGALALPCDVSDEAALQAAYDATCGRFGYVDGVVNVAGAMIYKALDDLTGDDWQRLMAINFFAAAHLTQRAFSTMNRGGALVFVGSIHTHQTSPLVAPYAAAKAALSSLARTASIEGKPKGIRANAVLPGAIDTPMLRESPNIKSGAEVIDPADIGQPEDVAAAVAFLLSDEARFITGTSMVVDGGRLAKL; encoded by the coding sequence ATGCGCTTTTCGGGCAAGACCATCTTGATCACGGGGGCGGCCAGCGGTATCGGTCTGGCCACGGCGCAGTATCTGGCCGGACAGGGGGCGCACCTGGCGCTGATCGACCGTAATGCGTTTGCGCTTGAGAGCGTGGCCACAGAGTTGGGGGCGCTGGCCTTGCCGTGCGATGTGTCGGACGAAGCGGCCTTGCAGGCCGCCTATGACGCAACCTGCGGCCGGTTTGGCTATGTCGATGGCGTGGTCAATGTCGCGGGGGCGATGATCTATAAGGCGCTTGACGACCTGACCGGCGACGACTGGCAGCGACTGATGGCCATCAACTTCTTTGCTGCCGCCCATCTGACGCAGCGTGCTTTTTCGACAATGAACCGAGGGGGCGCGCTCGTTTTCGTCGGCAGTATCCACACGCATCAGACCTCGCCTCTCGTGGCACCCTATGCGGCGGCCAAAGCGGCCCTGTCGTCTCTGGCGCGCACCGCCTCTATCGAAGGCAAGCCCAAGGGTATCCGCGCCAATGCGGTCTTGCCGGGGGCGATTGACACGCCCATGCTGCGCGAAAGTCCGAATATCAAGTCCGGGGCCGAGGTCATTGATCCGGCCGACATCGGCCAGCCCGAAGACGTTGCCGCAGCGGTGGCCTTCCTGCTCAGCGATGAAGCCCGCTTTATCACCGGCACCTCCATGGTCGTGGATGGCGGCCGGCTGGCGAAGCTGTAA
- a CDS encoding phosphocholine-specific phospholipase C — protein MATDRRSFLRLMGAGVATSALYPEIAAALDIPAKRVSGTLQDVKHIVILMQENRSFDHYFGTLKGVRGFGDRHPVPMPAGPVWQQSDGQNLIAPFHLDTKTTNAIAVPGTPHSFADSQAAWNQGRFGYWPKFKNPYSMGYYKRSDIPFQFALAEAFTICDAYHCSITTGTDPNRIVFWSGSNHDPQLRAKGINATEANSEPNNLRCWIKGALPEPGYTYQGTAFDWPTIPDVLEQAGVSWRIYQDPNDNWTGAMHGGLAFRSFRECKPGDPLYEKGMAHWSLEQFAEDARQGTLPAVSWILPPKDWSEHPSASTPLQGAEFTAGILKALTANPETWSQSVFFQTFDENDGLFDHAPPPAPPSYRADGTLAGKSTLPLEGFYFSDPDGKYRDPRDTVSGSLRPWGLGPRVPMYVVSPWSKGGFVASEVFDHTSVGQFIEKRFGVVVPAISPWHRAVCGDLTSCFDFDTPNDPTFPPLPDSSNSEREVLRQIHRKAITPPSVPQPLQQESGARPSRPLPYRPEVTARVGGTDLTLDLRNSGTRGLVLHVYDRLNLDLIPRRYTIEAGKHLSDVWSVKDKAYDLWVSGPNGFLRIFAGQSDFAAETALETRRNTLVLTLKNHAKTLQKLTMDQSVYGGPVQTVSLDAGKTQSVTLDTGASGGWYDVTVSAEGFLRRYAGRLESGHASISDPAV, from the coding sequence ATGGCCACTGATCGCCGTTCCTTTTTGCGTCTGATGGGCGCAGGCGTGGCCACAAGCGCCCTGTATCCGGAAATTGCCGCCGCTCTCGACATTCCGGCAAAGCGGGTTTCGGGGACCCTTCAGGATGTGAAGCACATCGTCATCCTGATGCAGGAAAATCGCTCCTTCGACCACTATTTCGGCACCCTGAAAGGCGTGCGCGGTTTCGGTGATCGACACCCCGTGCCCATGCCGGCCGGACCTGTATGGCAGCAATCGGACGGACAAAACCTCATTGCGCCCTTCCATCTCGATACGAAAACGACCAACGCCATCGCCGTGCCGGGCACACCGCATTCCTTTGCGGATTCACAGGCAGCCTGGAATCAGGGCCGCTTCGGTTACTGGCCGAAGTTCAAAAACCCCTATTCCATGGGCTACTACAAACGGTCAGACATACCGTTCCAGTTCGCCCTGGCCGAGGCCTTTACGATCTGTGACGCCTATCATTGCTCCATTACAACCGGTACGGACCCGAATCGTATCGTCTTCTGGTCAGGCTCCAACCATGACCCGCAGCTTCGGGCAAAGGGCATCAACGCCACAGAAGCGAATTCAGAACCCAACAATCTGCGTTGCTGGATCAAGGGGGCGCTGCCTGAGCCTGGATATACCTATCAGGGGACGGCGTTTGACTGGCCTACCATCCCGGACGTGCTTGAACAGGCGGGGGTCTCGTGGCGCATCTATCAGGATCCGAACGATAACTGGACCGGTGCCATGCACGGCGGCCTCGCCTTCCGCAGTTTCCGCGAGTGCAAGCCGGGAGACCCCCTCTATGAAAAGGGCATGGCGCACTGGTCGCTGGAGCAATTCGCCGAAGACGCCCGGCAAGGGACACTCCCGGCGGTCTCCTGGATCTTACCGCCCAAGGACTGGTCAGAGCATCCCTCAGCCTCTACGCCGCTTCAGGGCGCGGAGTTTACCGCCGGCATTCTCAAAGCCCTGACCGCCAATCCGGAGACCTGGAGCCAGTCGGTCTTCTTTCAGACCTTTGATGAAAACGACGGCCTGTTTGACCATGCCCCTCCGCCGGCTCCGCCGTCGTACCGGGCTGACGGAACGCTGGCCGGCAAATCCACCCTGCCGCTGGAAGGCTTCTATTTTTCGGACCCGGATGGCAAGTATCGCGATCCGCGCGACACGGTATCCGGCAGCCTACGGCCCTGGGGGCTTGGCCCCCGCGTGCCCATGTACGTAGTATCGCCGTGGTCAAAGGGCGGGTTTGTCGCCTCCGAAGTCTTTGACCATACCTCGGTCGGTCAGTTCATCGAAAAGCGTTTCGGCGTCGTGGTGCCTGCGATCAGCCCCTGGCATCGCGCCGTGTGTGGCGATCTGACGTCGTGCTTCGACTTCGATACCCCCAATGACCCGACCTTTCCGCCTCTGCCAGACAGTTCCAACTCTGAGCGCGAGGTTTTGAGACAAATTCATCGCAAGGCGATCACGCCGCCGAGCGTGCCCCAGCCTTTGCAACAGGAGTCGGGGGCACGACCCTCGCGTCCACTGCCCTACAGGCCAGAGGTCACGGCCCGGGTGGGTGGCACAGACCTGACGCTTGATTTGCGCAATTCCGGAACAAGGGGTCTGGTCCTGCACGTCTATGACCGGCTGAACCTCGACCTCATTCCGCGCCGTTACACGATCGAAGCTGGGAAGCACCTGTCTGACGTCTGGTCGGTAAAGGATAAGGCCTATGACCTCTGGGTTTCAGGTCCGAACGGCTTTCTACGCATTTTTGCCGGGCAATCGGACTTTGCTGCCGAAACGGCACTTGAAACCCGCAGAAATACCCTTGTCCTCACGCTGAAAAATCACGCAAAAACACTTCAAAAACTCACTATGGATCAAAGCGTTTACGGCGGACCTGTGCAGACGGTGTCACTGGATGCGGGCAAGACACAGAGCGTCACACTCGACACAGGCGCCAGCGGCGGCTGGTACGATGTCACGGTTTCAGCGGAGGGCTTCCTCCGGCGCTACGCGGGTCGTCTGGAGAGCGGGCACGCGTCGATCAGCGATCCGGCGGTTTAA
- a CDS encoding glutathionylspermidine synthase family protein — protein MERCLVPVRDNWKARVEAEGMLWHSAPGLTYWHEGVAYRFTEAEIEAIHDATEACHQMALAAARAIIEGGELANYGYGADAIKLIERSWHTRERDIYGRIDFAFDGVNPPKMLEYNADTPTSLLEGAVIQWSWLTDTSGPDATNQYNDLHRALVERMQALKAERDAGLLGVRQCGAPLHVACVFPHDEDTGTVAYIESVAREAGLEVCFVPMDQIGFSEAEGGTFLDQNDVPIRLLFKLYPWDWLLADDYGPLLTQAVLTHTIRLFEPAWKMVLANKLLMTKMWEMHPDSPYLLETRRSDEAFRAAGHGFVRKPALGREGQNVSVFGAGDRAHTAQTDGNYADNDFVYQAFADLFRDPSSGAYALIGSWVIGGEAVGMGIRESDHLITDDRSRFVPHLFR, from the coding sequence ATGGAACGCTGTCTTGTGCCGGTGCGCGACAACTGGAAGGCGCGCGTCGAAGCGGAGGGGATGCTGTGGCACAGCGCCCCCGGCCTGACCTACTGGCATGAAGGCGTGGCCTATCGCTTCACCGAAGCGGAGATCGAGGCCATCCATGACGCCACTGAGGCCTGTCATCAGATGGCCCTTGCCGCCGCCAGGGCGATTATCGAAGGCGGTGAACTGGCAAACTATGGCTATGGGGCCGACGCCATAAAGCTGATTGAGCGAAGCTGGCACACCCGTGAGCGCGACATCTATGGCCGCATTGATTTCGCCTTTGACGGGGTAAATCCACCCAAAATGCTGGAATACAATGCCGATACCCCCACCAGTCTGCTCGAAGGCGCGGTCATACAGTGGTCGTGGCTCACCGATACGTCAGGGCCTGACGCCACGAATCAGTATAACGACCTCCACCGCGCCTTGGTTGAGCGGATGCAGGCTTTGAAGGCGGAACGTGACGCGGGTTTGCTGGGCGTGCGCCAATGCGGGGCCCCGTTGCACGTGGCCTGCGTCTTTCCGCACGATGAAGACACCGGGACCGTGGCCTATATCGAAAGCGTGGCGCGTGAAGCCGGGCTTGAGGTCTGTTTCGTGCCCATGGATCAGATCGGTTTCAGCGAGGCCGAAGGCGGCACATTCCTTGACCAGAACGACGTGCCCATCCGGCTATTGTTCAAGCTCTACCCGTGGGACTGGCTGCTGGCCGATGACTATGGCCCGCTTCTGACGCAGGCCGTGTTGACACACACCATCCGCCTGTTTGAACCGGCGTGGAAGATGGTGCTGGCCAACAAGCTGCTGATGACGAAGATGTGGGAGATGCATCCGGACAGCCCCTATCTGCTGGAGACGCGCCGCAGTGATGAGGCGTTTCGCGCGGCTGGTCATGGTTTTGTGCGCAAACCGGCGCTCGGTCGTGAGGGACAGAATGTGTCGGTTTTTGGGGCCGGTGACCGTGCGCACACAGCACAAACCGACGGTAATTACGCCGACAATGACTTCGTCTATCAGGCCTTTGCCGATCTGTTCCGTGACCCGTCATCCGGAGCCTATGCCCTGATCGGAAGTTGGGTGATCGGCGGGGAGGCGGTGGGCATGGGCATCCGCGAGAGCGACCACCTGATCACCGATGATCGCTCGCGCTTTGTGCCGCACCTGTTTCGCTGA
- a CDS encoding FecR family protein, with translation MVRTVIPFQGKGTPPQDAEALRLVEAMTDAEEGTGNATVTAGDAWTQRELEAVWDAVGLLDAADFAEPRPRRAWWPLAAGMAAAVVLGLGVWFVAQRPVIYETRVGQRQAVVLADGSRVTLNTGSRIEVRGRKVDLMRGEALFEVAHKPDARPFDVRTDLAQVRVTGTRFTVRRAETGTDVNLIEGRVEVRGQRSDAQLVKLEAGQAVAVDRAGHLGPVHPADTVGVSDWLRGRLTFSGTPLKEAVAEMNRYSDRKLIVADARLAALRIDGEFEAGNTEALAQALHALYGVDAQASADGIRLRSGRD, from the coding sequence ATGGTACGAACAGTAATCCCGTTTCAGGGAAAGGGGACACCGCCTCAGGACGCCGAGGCACTGCGTCTGGTCGAGGCGATGACCGATGCCGAAGAAGGCACGGGGAACGCGACCGTGACAGCGGGCGATGCATGGACGCAGCGCGAGCTGGAGGCCGTGTGGGACGCCGTGGGTCTGCTTGATGCCGCGGATTTCGCTGAACCGCGCCCGCGGCGCGCCTGGTGGCCACTGGCTGCGGGCATGGCGGCGGCGGTTGTGCTGGGGCTGGGCGTGTGGTTTGTCGCTCAGCGTCCGGTTATTTACGAAACCAGGGTGGGCCAGCGGCAGGCGGTTGTTCTGGCCGACGGCTCGCGCGTCACGCTGAATACCGGCAGCCGCATCGAGGTGCGCGGCCGCAAGGTCGATCTGATGCGCGGCGAGGCGCTGTTCGAGGTGGCGCATAAGCCTGACGCCCGTCCCTTTGACGTGCGCACCGATCTGGCGCAGGTGCGGGTGACGGGCACGCGCTTTACGGTGCGCCGCGCAGAGACCGGCACCGATGTCAATCTGATCGAGGGTCGTGTCGAGGTGCGCGGCCAGAGGTCGGACGCACAGCTTGTGAAGCTGGAGGCTGGTCAGGCGGTGGCGGTGGACCGCGCCGGTCACTTAGGCCCGGTACATCCAGCCGATACGGTGGGCGTGAGTGACTGGCTGCGAGGGCGGCTGACCTTCAGCGGCACGCCGCTCAAAGAGGCAGTGGCCGAGATGAACCGCTATAGCGACCGCAAGCTAATCGTGGCCGATGCGCGGTTGGCGGCCTTGCGCATCGACGGGGAGTTCGAGGCGGGCAATACCGAGGCCCTCGCTCAGGCCCTGCACGCCCTCTACGGCGTGGACGCGCAGGCGAGCGCGGACGGCATCCGGCTGCGTTCAGGCCGCGACTGA